A region of Geotoga petraea DNA encodes the following proteins:
- the gnd gene encoding phosphogluconate dehydrogenase (NAD(+)-dependent, decarboxylating), whose product MKIAIIGLGRMGKNMAKRLLNDGHEVWVHNRTIEKAKELEKEGAIVAEKLEDILKMDRPRIVWSMLPAGEVTDKYFEKLKDILEKDDILVDGGNSHYKKDKLRFEEFKKLGIHYVDAGISGGVWGLTRGYSTMIGGEKEIYDRMLPIIKSLAPEDGYMYCGPTGAGHFVKMVHNGIEYGLMEAYGEGFEVLKASEYGNIDMSEVSKIWNHGSVIKSWLLELIENAFKEDAELDKIQGYVEDSGEARWTVNAAIESGVSVPVISNSLFKRFQSRQEDVFSDKVVAALRNQFGGHVIYSKEETVKSKKAGAGKIQAANPQKSDEK is encoded by the coding sequence ATGAAAATTGCTATTATTGGTTTAGGTAGAATGGGTAAAAATATGGCAAAAAGATTATTAAACGATGGACACGAAGTTTGGGTTCATAACCGAACTATAGAAAAAGCGAAAGAATTAGAAAAAGAAGGGGCTATTGTTGCAGAAAAACTCGAAGACATTTTGAAAATGGATAGACCAAGAATTGTCTGGTCAATGCTTCCAGCAGGTGAAGTTACAGATAAATATTTTGAAAAATTAAAAGATATTTTGGAAAAAGATGACATATTAGTAGACGGGGGTAACAGCCACTACAAAAAAGATAAATTAAGGTTTGAAGAATTCAAGAAATTGGGCATTCACTATGTAGATGCTGGAATTTCTGGTGGTGTCTGGGGATTGACCAGGGGTTATTCAACAATGATTGGCGGAGAAAAAGAAATTTACGATCGTATGTTGCCTATTATAAAATCCTTAGCTCCAGAAGATGGTTACATGTATTGCGGTCCCACAGGTGCTGGACATTTTGTTAAAATGGTTCACAATGGAATTGAGTATGGACTTATGGAAGCTTATGGTGAAGGATTTGAAGTTCTCAAGGCCTCTGAATATGGGAACATTGATATGTCAGAAGTTTCTAAGATTTGGAATCATGGGAGTGTTATAAAGTCTTGGCTACTTGAACTTATAGAAAATGCTTTTAAGGAAGATGCAGAGCTTGATAAAATCCAAGGATATGTAGAAGATTCAGGAGAAGCTCGCTGGACTGTAAACGCAGCTATTGAATCGGGGGTATCAGTTCCTGTTATTAGTAATTCTCTTTTCAAAAGATTCCAATCAAGACAGGAAGATGTGTTTTCTGACAAAGTTGTTGCAGCTTTGAGAAACCAGTTTGGCGGTCACGTAATATACTCAAAAGAAGAAACTGTAAAATCAAAAAAAGCTGGTGCTGGAAAAATTCAAGCAGCAAACCCCCAAAAGAGTGATGAAAAATGA
- a CDS encoding deoxynucleoside kinase: protein MSAKMIVLAGNVGAGKSTYTRILSEKMNFLPYYESVDDNPFLEDFYYDQKQWSYHLQTYFLFHRFKSIKKIIESGKNAILDRTIYEDAEIFAKNLHLTGKMTDKEYSAYRDIFYTMLEFIKKPDLTIYIDTNVETIKNRIAKRGRKMEMQVPDDYWKQLDRLYKLWISKYNHSNLLIVDGNKNDIVEHENFVDELIEKIENKIYKNA, encoded by the coding sequence ATGAGTGCAAAGATGATCGTTTTAGCTGGTAATGTTGGTGCGGGTAAATCTACATATACAAGGATTTTGTCAGAAAAAATGAACTTTCTTCCTTATTACGAATCTGTCGATGATAATCCCTTTTTAGAAGACTTTTACTATGATCAGAAACAATGGTCTTATCATCTTCAAACATATTTTTTGTTTCATAGATTTAAGAGTATTAAAAAAATAATTGAATCTGGGAAAAATGCTATTTTGGATAGAACTATTTATGAAGATGCAGAGATTTTTGCTAAAAATCTACATTTAACTGGTAAAATGACAGATAAAGAATACTCAGCTTACAGAGATATTTTTTATACGATGTTGGAATTTATCAAAAAACCAGATTTGACAATTTACATTGATACCAACGTGGAAACTATCAAAAACAGGATCGCTAAAAGAGGGAGAAAAATGGAAATGCAAGTCCCAGATGATTATTGGAAACAGCTCGATAGACTTTACAAATTGTGGATATCAAAATACAACCATTCTAATTTGTTGATCGTTGATGGAAATAAAAACGATATTGTTGAACACGAAAATTTTGTGGATGAATTGATTGAAAAGATAGAGAACAAAATATACAAAAACGCATAA
- a CDS encoding deoxynucleoside kinase, protein MNKKYKITLEGNIGSGKTTLANALFEKMDADYLILEEFEKNPYLSLLYEKADVAFETEMFFLVSRYSQLKNDNQDGLIISDYDMFKNLVFAETTIKNKEELKKFKSIYNILNIKSARSDLIVYLDTSVDTVVNRIKKRNRSMEIKLDKNYLANLNKNYKKYLKDMDNVILIDANEFNVFDEKQLDNLVNKIKKYMEV, encoded by the coding sequence ATGAACAAAAAATATAAAATAACTTTAGAAGGAAACATTGGTTCTGGAAAGACGACTTTGGCAAACGCACTTTTTGAAAAAATGGATGCAGATTATTTAATTCTTGAAGAGTTTGAAAAAAACCCTTATCTTTCTTTATTGTATGAAAAAGCTGATGTGGCTTTTGAAACAGAGATGTTTTTTCTTGTTTCAAGATATTCTCAACTTAAAAATGACAATCAAGACGGTCTTATTATATCAGATTATGATATGTTTAAAAACCTTGTTTTTGCTGAAACAACTATTAAAAACAAAGAAGAATTAAAAAAATTTAAATCAATCTATAACATTTTGAATATCAAATCTGCAAGAAGTGATTTGATAGTTTATTTAGATACATCTGTAGATACTGTGGTAAACAGAATAAAAAAAAGAAATAGATCCATGGAAATAAAATTGGACAAAAATTATTTGGCAAATTTGAATAAAAACTACAAAAAATATTTAAAAGATATGGATAACGTTATCCTTATTGACGCTAATGAATTTAACGTTTTTGATGAAAAGCAATTAGACAATTTAGTCAATAAAATAAAAAAATATATGGAGGTATAG
- a CDS encoding FprA family A-type flavoprotein — MNGFLNITDDVFYVGVNDRDTHLFENMWPLDKGVSYNSYIIRDEKNVLVDTVKVTKIREFLEKVRSLLDGQKIDYLVINHMEPDHSGSITEILEEYPDLKIVGNKKTFEFLENFYGVKDNLYEVKDGDELDIGNHKLKFVMTPMVHWPETMMTYETTEKILFSGDAFGGFGTLDGGVFDDEVNLEFYESEIRRYYSNIVGKYSMMVQRALKKLEGVEVKYVCATHGPVWRDNPSRIIDIYDKWSRYETEEGVVIIYGSMYGNTEHMADYLARKLSEEGIKNIKIMNVSKVHLSHLINEIWRFKGIILGSCTYNTGLFPPMEELAHWLEHTGIKNHVMGIFGTYGWSGGGVSTLEKYAEKMKMPLVGESVEAKLSANREDLKKLNELAKNMAKAVKE, encoded by the coding sequence TTGAACGGTTTTTTAAATATCACAGATGATGTTTTTTATGTAGGTGTAAACGATAGAGATACCCATCTTTTTGAAAACATGTGGCCTTTAGATAAAGGGGTATCTTATAATTCCTATATCATAAGAGATGAAAAAAACGTACTTGTAGATACGGTAAAAGTAACTAAAATTAGGGAATTTTTAGAAAAGGTAAGAAGTTTATTAGATGGTCAAAAGATCGACTACTTAGTTATAAACCATATGGAACCAGACCATTCAGGTTCTATAACAGAAATTTTGGAAGAATACCCTGATTTGAAGATAGTTGGAAACAAAAAGACTTTTGAATTTTTAGAAAATTTTTACGGTGTAAAAGATAACCTCTATGAAGTAAAAGACGGAGACGAACTCGATATTGGAAACCACAAATTAAAATTTGTCATGACTCCTATGGTTCATTGGCCAGAAACTATGATGACATATGAAACTACAGAAAAGATTCTTTTTTCTGGTGATGCTTTTGGTGGATTTGGAACTTTGGACGGCGGAGTTTTTGATGATGAAGTTAACCTTGAATTTTATGAAAGTGAAATAAGAAGATACTATTCAAATATAGTTGGTAAATATTCTATGATGGTTCAGAGGGCTTTAAAAAAATTGGAAGGTGTAGAAGTTAAATATGTTTGTGCCACACACGGCCCAGTTTGGAGAGATAACCCATCAAGAATAATAGATATTTATGATAAATGGAGTAGATATGAAACAGAAGAAGGGGTAGTTATAATTTATGGTTCTATGTATGGAAACACAGAGCATATGGCTGATTATTTGGCTAGAAAACTATCCGAAGAAGGAATAAAAAACATAAAGATAATGAATGTTTCAAAGGTGCACCTTTCTCATTTAATAAATGAAATTTGGAGATTCAAAGGTATTATTTTAGGAAGTTGCACATACAACACCGGACTTTTCCCTCCGATGGAAGAGTTGGCACATTGGTTAGAACACACAGGAATTAAAAACCATGTAATGGGTATTTTTGGAACATACGGCTGGTCAGGAGGCGGTGTTAGTACCCTTGAAAAATATGCAGAAAAGATGAAAATGCCTTTAGTGGGTGAATCTGTAGAAGCTAAGTTATCGGCAAATAGAGAAGATTTGAAGAAGCTGAACGAATTGGCTAAAAATATGGCTAAAGCTGTTAAAGAATAA
- a CDS encoding ABC transporter permease produces the protein MQDVITYMTENFGYIMTKTFQHTYLFLTSWVLAIIVGMAIGIFVSRPGRQKVGKVVLSITSITQSVPSIAVIALVFVFMGIGAAPSIFALFLYSLVPIVFNTASGLLSVDKKMIEAAKGMGMTKNKVLWSIEIPNSISTIFSGLRNSAIINIGTTTIASAVGAGGLGEIIFIGLSYFDYAMIISGAIPVSLMAIFTDVILAFIEKSLTSKGLRLIN, from the coding sequence ATGCAGGATGTAATCACTTATATGACAGAAAATTTTGGTTATATAATGACAAAAACTTTTCAACACACTTATCTATTTTTAACCTCTTGGGTTCTTGCAATAATAGTTGGAATGGCCATAGGTATTTTTGTCAGCAGACCAGGAAGACAAAAAGTTGGAAAAGTAGTTCTCTCTATAACAAGCATTACCCAATCTGTTCCTTCAATTGCAGTAATAGCTCTTGTTTTTGTCTTTATGGGCATAGGAGCAGCTCCCTCTATTTTTGCCCTTTTTCTATATTCATTAGTGCCAATTGTTTTTAACACCGCTTCTGGTTTGTTAAGTGTGGATAAAAAAATGATAGAAGCTGCAAAAGGAATGGGGATGACTAAAAATAAAGTTTTGTGGTCTATCGAAATACCAAACTCCATTTCAACGATTTTTTCTGGATTGAGAAATTCAGCTATAATTAACATAGGAACTACTACTATAGCTTCGGCTGTCGGTGCTGGAGGATTGGGAGAAATTATTTTCATAGGTCTTTCTTATTTTGATTATGCAATGATTATAAGCGGTGCTATACCAGTTTCTCTAATGGCAATTTTTACAGATGTAATACTCGCATTCATTGAAAAAAGTTTGACTTCAAAAGGATTACGCCTTATAAATTAA
- a CDS encoding ATP-binding cassette domain-containing protein: MSIQLKNLKKNYNDFTAVNNINLEFQDKKLSVLIGPSGCGKTTILKMLNRLIERTSGDIIIDGKSIDNINTIDLRRSMGYVIQEIGLFPHMTVFDNIAVVPRLLKWDEAKIKNRVYELLDMVNLDPSINAKKYPAQLSGGQRQRVGVARGLAADPNILLMDEPFGAIDPINRETLQDGFLEIQEKIQKTIVFVTHDIREAIKLGDRIVILNQGKVEQEGSTLEVVKNPKNQFVRNILGEDSEFKTLEFLKVSDSLSEIPKTYDVDKFDLEKAKQEDSKIIILTKNDKFFGFVENRGLNNLGDNKNLKSIMKTYKLKNHLSLFDALNIMLRAGVSTLPVVDNDNKVVGIIDFSSIFKKINSGGE; encoded by the coding sequence ATGTCAATACAATTAAAAAATCTCAAAAAAAATTATAATGATTTCACTGCGGTAAATAACATAAACTTAGAATTTCAAGATAAAAAATTATCTGTTCTAATAGGTCCTTCTGGTTGTGGAAAAACTACCATCCTAAAAATGTTGAATAGGCTTATAGAAAGAACATCTGGAGACATAATAATCGATGGAAAATCAATTGATAACATAAACACTATCGATTTAAGAAGAAGCATGGGATATGTTATACAAGAAATTGGACTGTTCCCTCACATGACCGTTTTTGACAACATAGCTGTTGTTCCAAGATTGTTGAAATGGGATGAAGCCAAAATAAAAAACAGAGTTTATGAATTGTTGGATATGGTGAATTTAGATCCATCCATAAATGCCAAAAAATATCCTGCTCAATTATCTGGAGGTCAAAGGCAAAGAGTTGGTGTTGCAAGAGGCTTGGCAGCAGACCCGAATATTTTGCTTATGGACGAACCCTTCGGAGCCATAGACCCAATAAACAGAGAAACTTTGCAAGATGGTTTTTTAGAAATTCAAGAAAAAATACAAAAAACTATAGTTTTTGTGACACATGATATTAGAGAAGCTATAAAACTTGGAGACAGAATTGTCATACTTAATCAAGGGAAAGTAGAACAAGAAGGGTCCACTCTGGAAGTTGTTAAAAACCCAAAAAATCAATTTGTTAGAAATATTTTGGGGGAGGACAGTGAGTTCAAAACTCTAGAATTTTTGAAGGTTTCTGATTCTTTATCTGAAATACCAAAAACATATGACGTTGATAAATTTGACTTAGAAAAAGCAAAACAAGAAGATTCAAAAATAATAATTTTAACAAAAAACGATAAATTTTTTGGTTTTGTTGAAAATAGAGGATTAAACAATTTAGGGGATAATAAAAATTTGAAAAGTATCATGAAAACGTATAAATTAAAGAATCATTTAAGCCTTTTCGATGCTTTAAATATAATGCTTAGAGCAGGAGTAAGCACATTACCAGTAGTAGATAACGACAATAAAGTAGTTGGTATAATAGACTTCAGCTCTATATTCAAAAAGATAAACTCTGGTGGTGAGTGA
- a CDS encoding ABC transporter permease, with the protein MNIWDYITTNWSSISAELLNHLKIIGLSLPFSIGIGVPIGVFISRNQKLANIIIYIASVLMTIPSLALFGIMVVALAPFNAGLGITPAVIALTIYSFLPIIRNTVVAARSLDPNTIESAKGMGMTDTQILLKIRLPLSIPIIMSGVRNAVVMGVGVATLGYFVAAGGLGYFIFAGLTRSRYEMVITGVLAVSILGILSNYGLMLFEDLITPKGLKIKE; encoded by the coding sequence TTGAATATATGGGATTACATAACCACAAATTGGAGCTCCATTTCAGCTGAGTTATTAAATCATTTAAAAATAATCGGTCTATCCCTTCCTTTTTCGATAGGCATAGGCGTACCCATAGGTGTTTTCATATCAAGAAATCAAAAATTAGCCAATATAATTATTTATATTGCAAGCGTTTTAATGACTATACCATCATTAGCGTTGTTTGGAATAATGGTTGTTGCTTTAGCCCCTTTCAACGCTGGATTAGGCATTACTCCAGCTGTTATTGCTTTAACAATTTATTCATTCTTGCCAATAATAAGAAACACAGTTGTTGCCGCCAGATCTTTGGACCCAAATACAATTGAATCTGCAAAAGGGATGGGCATGACTGATACTCAAATTTTGTTAAAAATTAGACTTCCACTGTCTATTCCCATTATTATGTCTGGTGTAAGAAATGCTGTAGTCATGGGGGTTGGTGTTGCTACACTTGGATACTTTGTAGCTGCAGGGGGTTTAGGTTATTTTATTTTTGCTGGTTTAACCAGATCAAGATATGAAATGGTTATAACTGGAGTTTTGGCGGTATCTATATTAGGGATTTTGAGTAATTATGGATTGATGCTTTTTGAAGATCTTATAACACCAAAGGGACTAAAAATAAAAGAATAG
- a CDS encoding sodium-translocating pyrophosphatase, which yields MNGLWVLLIVPVFALFLARLNFKRVLKLPEGTKEMQEVAKAIRVGANTFINHEYRMISIYVVFIGIGLSILIDWYVGIAFVSGALMSALAGMVGMKIATYANVRVANVAREERKIGKTLKTAFTGGSVMGLSVAGFALTGLILMYVIFGDIFGQLNPENIVIRINWLNINYIPFTMTVSGYALGCSIIAMFDRVGGGIYTKAADMGADLVGKTELALPEDDRRNPATIADNVGDNVGDVAGLGADLLESYIGSIISAVVLILYTNFLLGPEQFSHDSTIKLSLFPLFFTALGLISAMIGIMYIIFRKNSENPHGELNRSLFMSAFLTLVFTFVMTWFYLGGIPAEELDTIGFKFGFLSPWISAVVGIVVGIIIGLLAEYYTSEKYKPTRNLSEFAKGGPAIVITKGLALGMRSVFLPAFMLMLGILISYEMSGLYGVAMAAIGMLSFVAATVSVDSYGPIADNAGGISEMTGLHESVRKITDKLDSVGNTTAAIGKGFAIGSAGLAALSLFASYIYAQAGPGDSGIVNLNQVLQLNLISSKTISGAIFGASLPFFFSAFLIDAVVNAANKMVSEVRRQFKEIPGLMEGKSDPDYERCIRISSEGSLKEMKIPAFISVATPIISGFIFGPDFVGGLLVGTTLSGIMLAIFSANSGGAWDNGKKNIEAGNVEGEGKGSDAHKASVVGDTVGDPLKDTVGPSLDILIKIMSVTSLIMVSVFKVYHLF from the coding sequence ATGAATGGCTTATGGGTTTTATTAATAGTACCAGTATTTGCACTTTTTTTAGCAAGACTTAATTTCAAACGTGTACTTAAGTTGCCTGAAGGAACAAAGGAAATGCAGGAAGTGGCAAAAGCTATAAGGGTAGGAGCTAACACTTTTATCAACCATGAATACAGAATGATTTCTATCTATGTGGTTTTTATTGGAATTGGTTTGTCAATATTAATAGATTGGTATGTAGGAATTGCTTTTGTTTCGGGAGCATTGATGAGTGCTCTTGCTGGAATGGTGGGTATGAAAATTGCAACCTATGCTAATGTGAGGGTTGCTAATGTTGCAAGAGAAGAGAGAAAAATTGGTAAAACTTTAAAAACAGCTTTCACAGGCGGTAGTGTAATGGGACTATCTGTTGCTGGATTTGCCTTGACAGGATTGATATTGATGTATGTTATTTTTGGTGATATTTTTGGACAATTAAATCCAGAAAATATTGTCATAAGAATAAATTGGTTGAATATTAACTATATTCCATTCACTATGACCGTATCAGGATATGCTTTAGGTTGTTCTATAATAGCTATGTTTGACAGAGTTGGTGGAGGTATTTATACAAAAGCCGCTGATATGGGAGCGGACTTGGTAGGTAAAACAGAATTAGCTTTACCAGAAGATGACAGAAGAAATCCTGCTACAATAGCAGACAACGTTGGAGATAATGTTGGTGACGTTGCAGGACTTGGAGCAGATTTACTTGAAAGTTATATTGGTTCTATTATTTCAGCAGTTGTTTTGATATTATATACAAATTTTCTTTTGGGACCAGAACAATTTTCGCACGATTCAACAATAAAGTTATCTCTGTTTCCGTTGTTTTTTACAGCTTTAGGGTTGATCTCTGCCATGATAGGAATTATGTACATAATATTTAGAAAAAATTCAGAAAATCCACATGGAGAGTTAAATAGATCGCTGTTTATGTCAGCGTTTTTGACTCTTGTTTTTACTTTTGTTATGACATGGTTTTATTTAGGGGGAATACCTGCAGAAGAGCTTGATACAATTGGCTTTAAATTTGGATTTTTATCTCCTTGGATATCAGCTGTAGTTGGTATAGTTGTTGGAATAATTATTGGATTGTTAGCTGAGTATTATACCAGTGAAAAATATAAACCAACTCGAAATTTATCTGAATTTGCAAAAGGCGGGCCAGCTATAGTAATCACAAAAGGATTAGCTCTTGGTATGAGGAGTGTTTTCTTGCCTGCATTCATGCTTATGCTTGGTATTTTGATTTCATATGAAATGTCTGGTTTATACGGAGTTGCGATGGCAGCAATAGGAATGCTTTCTTTTGTAGCTGCAACTGTATCAGTTGATTCTTATGGACCAATAGCAGATAACGCAGGCGGAATAAGTGAAATGACAGGCTTACACGAATCTGTAAGGAAAATAACAGATAAATTAGACTCAGTTGGTAACACAACTGCAGCTATAGGGAAAGGATTTGCAATAGGTTCCGCTGGATTGGCAGCTCTATCACTATTTGCATCTTACATATATGCCCAAGCGGGGCCAGGGGATTCTGGCATAGTTAATCTAAACCAAGTTTTACAATTGAATTTGATTAGTTCTAAAACAATATCAGGGGCAATATTTGGTGCATCACTCCCATTTTTCTTTAGTGCTTTTTTAATAGACGCTGTTGTAAATGCTGCTAATAAAATGGTTTCGGAAGTTAGAAGACAGTTTAAGGAAATTCCTGGATTGATGGAAGGTAAAAGTGATCCAGATTACGAAAGATGCATAAGAATTAGTTCTGAAGGTTCTTTAAAGGAAATGAAAATACCTGCTTTTATATCTGTAGCCACACCTATAATTAGTGGATTTATATTTGGCCCTGACTTTGTTGGTGGATTATTAGTAGGAACAACATTAAGTGGTATAATGCTTGCGATATTCTCTGCCAATTCTGGAGGAGCTTGGGATAATGGTAAGAAAAATATAGAAGCCGGAAATGTTGAAGGCGAAGGAAAAGGCAGCGATGCTCACAAAGCATCCGTTGTAGGAGATACAGTTGGAGACCCTTTGAAAGATACAGTAGGCCCTTCACTTGATATTTTGATAAAAATAATGTCAGTAACTTCTTTAATAATGGTATCGGTTTTCAAAGTTTATCACCTATTTTAA
- a CDS encoding type 1 glutamine amidotransferase domain-containing protein, with the protein MAKVAVIIDDLFEDVEYSKPVEAYKKAGHEIIHIGVKEGKKVYGKKDNTEVIIDKAAKDADPEEFDALLVPGGYSPDHLRANDDAVEFTKKFAETNKPIFLICHAAQLLVTADVLKGRILTGYKAVIQDIKNAGAEYQDKEVVIDDNLVSSRHPGDLPIFIEETLKKLN; encoded by the coding sequence ATGGCAAAAGTAGCTGTTATTATTGATGACTTATTTGAAGATGTGGAATATTCAAAACCAGTAGAAGCTTACAAAAAAGCTGGACACGAAATCATACATATAGGTGTTAAAGAAGGTAAAAAAGTTTATGGAAAAAAAGACAATACAGAAGTTATCATTGACAAAGCTGCAAAAGATGCAGACCCAGAAGAATTTGATGCGCTTTTAGTACCTGGAGGATATTCTCCGGATCATTTAAGAGCCAACGATGATGCAGTGGAATTCACCAAAAAATTTGCTGAAACAAATAAACCAATATTTTTGATTTGTCATGCTGCTCAACTTCTTGTCACAGCAGACGTTCTAAAAGGGAGAATTTTAACAGGGTACAAGGCTGTTATTCAGGATATTAAAAATGCTGGAGCAGAGTATCAGGATAAAGAAGTTGTTATAGATGATAACTTGGTATCGAGTAGACATCCTGGAGATTTACCGATATTTATAGAAGAAACTTTAAAAAAACTGAATTAA